AATGGAAAAGTGAAAAGTAAGATCAGCATCCTTACTTATTGTGGAAGAAAAtgcatttacattattatgtccTTTGTATGATCACGTAATGTGCATTAATTTGGGGACTGATTAGCTCCAAAATGAATATTATAGTAGAGCTCAGATGAAGTTTAAGTTTTCCACTTACAGTGAACAGGACTAAATGGTAAATCAACTGGTTCTTATATGGCACTTTTCTACTAAAGCACTCAAAGAGCTGTATGcagcattcacccattcatacacgTACATTCACTGCTTTCTATCTGACATTCACACACGTTCATACTCCAATCAACAAATAAGTATCATTCCCAAGGACGCTTATTCGTTCACTGGAGGACATGcagcagggatcaaaccactaaccttcaattagtagatgacctgcttcTGATTTATAGCCGCCTCATACATAAGCACATCCACTTTTCTCAGATACGTACAACTGATTTAAGAAAACTCTCTGTAGAGGTTTCATATTTCCCTTAGTGTTCAAGTACAGTGTGGCTGCTGTGTTAACTTTTTTGAGTGGCCAATTTAGACCTAAATCCACATAACATGGTCAAAAATCTGGGATAAAAAATTCCAAGCAGACTTCATATTCGTCATTACAGGGTAACCACATGCACCGGGAAAAGATAGTGTAGTCAGTTCATGTATTTAGCTTATGGTGCTGGATATGTTAATTTAAATCATCCAATGAAAACACGTGATATGTTAAATATATGAAATAATAATATTCTGGAGATTTTTAGAATAAATATGAAACATTATCTAAACTTTACaatcttttcctctttttgtctCTCCAGCTGGAGAAGATGTTGGAACCACAGGTGTGGAGAGAAGCAGCTACGCAGGTCTTCTTTGCGCTCGGACTGGGCTTTGGCGGCGTCATCGCTTTCTCCAGTTACAACAAGCGAGACAATAACTGCCACTTTGATGCAGCACTGGTTTCCATCATCAACTTTCTTACCTCCATCCTGGCCACTTTGGTAGTGTTCGCTGTGCTGGGGTTCAAGGCCAATGTCATGAACGAGAAGTGTGTCGTCGAGTAAGTGCGTCGCACTGAAGCAAATGCAACCTCAGCAATCTCAGATAGAAAACTaacatgtttttcttctatACATCTCCAACCCATGTGCAGGAATGCAGAGAAGATCCTGGGCTACTTAAACACAGGTGTGCTGAGCAGAGAGCTCATCCCTCCTCACATCAACTTCTCCCACCTGTCTTCCCAGGACTACGCAGAAATGTACGCAGTTATAAAGACAGTGAAGGAGGAAAACTTTGCCCAGCTGGGCCTGGATCCCTGTATCCTGGAGGATGAACTGAACAAGGTCAGGGGGAATAAATCTTCGAGGCAGAGATGATCATCTGATTATATATCTGAATGAAATACACGAAGGATAGTTTCGAGATTAGAGAAAGGTGGCTGCAGGTAAAGGTAAATTATTATTAAGGAGACCAAATGATCCTTTTATGTTGTTAGCCAGAGACAAATTTGGGTTAGCGTTACCATTGAGAGTAAATGTACTTTATTATGTTATTATATAATGAGTATAAAGTAGCTGGGTTGTTATGAGCTGCTTAATAACCTTCAggttgtgattttatttcatgatCAGTGACTGTTGTAATTAACTCTCTTTTTGGTGCCAAACCCATTTTACAAGCACTTTTAAAGTGACCATAACTCCGTTGCCATTTGTGCTAGAGACAAAATGCAGCAATATTCAATGTATCATCGTAGCTCAAAGCATTCACAAGGTACTGCTGTCTTCAAATGGTTCCCTAAATATGAGaattgttttgtaattttacagccaaaaatgacaaaatgagtCCAGGTAGTCTGTATGATACTTGGGTGATAAAGCGTACAGAATACAGCAGATTATTTAGTTTTGTTGGATCATTGTGGGTTTTCAGGTCTCTACGGGCATTTATTTGGTGTAAGTGGATACAAATTATTATTGCTATGCAGTTAGTTTAGGCTATGAGTTGCACTCTGGAGAGTACCCTGATGCCACTACATGGTTACCTGTGAATCACTGGATTTGAGCATGTTTAGCCTGATCCCCTGAGCTCAAACCAGTATGTTACCTTGCCTCCCCAGCTCCATCGGTTTAATTTAAACCCTCAAATTCATCTTGCTACTCCTTACTTTACAGATGATTTCCGCGCTAGCTTGAAAATGACCTTGTTAGATTGAGTCCAGAGGCTATAACTTTCTCAGAGAGACGATAACTCATCTCTGTGTTATGCTAATATGCTCATAACCTGCCTGGCCACCCCTGTGTAGTCTCTAATGTTGTTAAAGCTTTTCAGTGTGCCTCTTACTAGTTAAGATCACTGAGAGGCCCCTGGAAATATTTTCAAGAGCAATTGGCTTGCATAATTTGATTGTTGGTCTCTGTTATGTTGTAATTTTAAGCTTAATGCACTATCCCGCTCAAAGTGCATCTTTATGAACTCTTTATAAATCGCCTTCATGGCTACACTGCATAAATAATGTTAAGTGGGCGATATCTCTCCATCTTCTAGGCAGTTCAGGGCACCGGTCTGGCGTTCATCGCCTTCACAGAGGCCATGACTCACTTCCCTGCCAGTCCCTTTTGGTCCGTCATGTTCTTTTTCATGCTGATCAACTTGGGCCTGGGAAGCATGATCGGCACCATGACCGGCATCACCACACCCATACTGGATGCCTTCAAGATCCGCAAAGAGATTCTGTGTGGTAGGTGCTGATTCTGCTTATATTCTTCTTCTATCCTTTGATGATTCTAACTCAATATTTCCTCTTGCCTCCCTCAGTGGTTTGTTGTATCATAGCCTTCCTGTTGGGGTTACTGTTCGTGCTGCGTTCAGGGAATTACTTTGTGGCAATGTTTGATGACTACTCTGCTGGTTTGCCCCTCATTGTGGTGGTGATCCTGGAGAACATCTCTGTAGCCTGGATCTATGGAACTAAGAGGTAATTTGCAGATATGCAAAATTAAGACTAGGCCCTCATACTACAGCACAGTCATTCTTTCATTCACAAGAAAACATTCACCAAAAAGCTCAATATTTTCCCCGTTTTACTCAGAGTATATTTGTTGAGACATCTTTTCTACCTTGTTACAGGTTTATGCAGGACCTGGAGGACATGCTTGGGTTCAGGCCATATTCCTTCTACTTCTACATGTGGAAGTTTGTGTCCCCTGCTGTCTTGGTGTTGCTCATCTGTGCCACTGTTATCGAGATGGCCATTAGTCCTGCAGGATACAATGCCTGGGTAGAAGCTGAGGTCAGTAATCAGAAGCACTGAAGTTGCTTGACTGAGAAACATTTGACCAAATCCTCCCTTCTTGCAATTCATCTAATTTTCTCTCCTCACCTCTTCTCACCTCTCCCTTCGTTTCATTTGATTTTGTCGGCCATCCTCATTGAATTCTTTTGGTTTCAGGGCTCGGACCGTTTCCAAAGTTATCCTCCTTGGGCTTTAGCCATGGCCTATGCCCTCATTGTCGTTGCCATGCTGCCTTTACCCATCGTCTTCATCGCCCGCCACTTCAGCCTAATCTCAGATGGCTCCAACAAGCTCTCCGTCTCCTACCGTAAAGGTATGATGAAGGACATCTCCAA
This region of Maylandia zebra isolate NMK-2024a linkage group LG20, Mzebra_GT3a, whole genome shotgun sequence genomic DNA includes:
- the slc6a17 gene encoding sodium-dependent neutral amino acid transporter SLC6A17; its protein translation is MPKNTKVTQREHSNEPVTESVADLLSLEHPMDYKSSQMSMGLSPGSTAPVKALLPSPDPDAEDGRPAWNNKLEYILAQVGFSVGLGNVWRFPYLCQKNGGGAYLVPYLILLILIGIPLFFLELAVGQRIRRGSIGVWNYVYPRLGGIGVSSLMVCGFVGLYYNVIIGWSIFYFFQSFQYPLPWAECPIHRNGTQAVVEPECEKSSATTYFWYRQALNITSSIDDTGGLNWKMTLSLLVAWIMVCLAVIKGIQSSGKVMYFSSLFPYVVLFCFLVRGLMLKGAVDGIAHMFTPKLEKMLEPQVWREAATQVFFALGLGFGGVIAFSSYNKRDNNCHFDAALVSIINFLTSILATLVVFAVLGFKANVMNEKCVVENAEKILGYLNTGVLSRELIPPHINFSHLSSQDYAEMYAVIKTVKEENFAQLGLDPCILEDELNKAVQGTGLAFIAFTEAMTHFPASPFWSVMFFFMLINLGLGSMIGTMTGITTPILDAFKIRKEILCVVCCIIAFLLGLLFVLRSGNYFVAMFDDYSAGLPLIVVVILENISVAWIYGTKRFMQDLEDMLGFRPYSFYFYMWKFVSPAVLVLLICATVIEMAISPAGYNAWVEAEGSDRFQSYPPWALAMAYALIVVAMLPLPIVFIARHFSLISDGSNKLSVSYRKGMMKDISNLEEQDEQRFILSKNPSEAPSPMPAHRAYLGPGGTQEMTNTNYGTSTKTGYQNIGSPESEL